The Pacificitalea manganoxidans genome has a segment encoding these proteins:
- the rfbG gene encoding CDP-glucose 4,6-dehydratase, with translation MIDFWSGKRVLVTGHTGFKGSWLSLWLSELGADLYGIALAPEDGALFEMLDLPSRMAHSVLDIREARQLHARVAEIDPDIVFHLAAQPLVIDGYLRPLETFDTNVMGTANLLNALRDAGKRRAIVCVTTDKVYRNREWEFGYREDDTLGGHDPYSASKAAAELIAASYGGSYFYGDSPVRMATARAGNVIGGGDMSANRLVPDIARSLSRREALTLRHPTATRPWQHVLDPLGGYIMLAEALYADGERALPTAFNFGPGRDAERTVAQLVQAAGSIWDMHLPVTDVESGFHETERLMLNTDRAAAVLGWTPRWGFEHSVGETMRWYKARFESEAFDAVAFTISQIESFRCEDHTA, from the coding sequence TTGATTGATTTCTGGTCAGGCAAGCGGGTTCTCGTCACCGGCCACACCGGGTTCAAGGGATCGTGGCTGAGCCTCTGGCTGAGCGAGCTTGGAGCGGATTTGTACGGGATCGCCCTGGCGCCCGAAGACGGCGCACTGTTCGAGATGCTGGATCTGCCGTCGCGGATGGCGCACAGCGTGCTTGATATCCGTGAAGCAAGGCAGTTGCACGCCCGGGTCGCGGAAATCGACCCCGACATCGTCTTCCACCTTGCCGCACAACCGCTGGTCATCGACGGTTACCTTCGCCCGCTGGAAACCTTCGACACCAATGTGATGGGAACGGCCAACCTGCTGAACGCCCTGCGCGACGCCGGCAAGCGCCGGGCAATCGTCTGCGTGACTACCGACAAGGTCTACAGGAACCGCGAGTGGGAATTCGGTTACCGCGAAGACGACACGCTTGGCGGGCATGACCCATACAGCGCCTCCAAGGCGGCCGCGGAACTGATCGCGGCAAGCTATGGCGGCAGTTATTTCTACGGCGACAGCCCGGTGCGCATGGCCACGGCCCGGGCCGGCAACGTGATCGGTGGCGGCGACATGTCGGCCAACCGGCTCGTTCCCGATATTGCGCGGTCCCTGTCGCGCCGTGAGGCGCTGACCCTGCGGCACCCGACGGCGACGCGCCCTTGGCAGCATGTGCTGGACCCACTCGGCGGATACATCATGCTGGCCGAGGCTCTCTATGCCGACGGGGAGCGTGCCCTGCCCACGGCCTTCAATTTCGGCCCAGGGCGCGATGCCGAACGGACTGTCGCCCAACTGGTACAGGCCGCGGGCAGTATCTGGGACATGCATCTTCCTGTCACCGACGTCGAGAGCGGCTTTCACGAAACGGAACGCCTGATGCTGAACACCGATCGCGCGGCCGCAGTTCTCGGTTGGACGCCGCGATGGGGCTTTGAGCATTCCGTGGGCGAAACCATGCGATGGTACAAGGCGCGTTTTGAAAGTGAGGCCTTTGATGCCGTGGCCTTTACCATATCCCAGATAGAGAGTTTCCGTTGTGAAGATCACACCGCTTGA